The following proteins are co-located in the Triticum aestivum cultivar Chinese Spring chromosome 1A, IWGSC CS RefSeq v2.1, whole genome shotgun sequence genome:
- the LOC123187353 gene encoding probable glycosyltransferase STELLO2 has product LPEHAGSTKSPRSPRAAPGSDRRHPRPFAKSLDFSNWAADHSSKLLLLLFAVASVAAVFLLRGAGPDAAALLCLDRSASRSAAGPAKLPYPDVAWSKIPPLAIASAAPFASFRAERWIVVSVSSPPTAALAALTRVKGWQLLAVGNSHTPAGWDLKGAIFLSLDLQAQLGYRSVDFLPYASHVRKTAGYLFAIQHGAKLIFDADDRAEVPGNDLGKHFDVDLGSGIANHPVLLQYSHADPNRTVVNPYVHFGQRSVWPRGLPLDKVGEVAHEAFYTEIFSGRQFIQQGLSDGLPDVDAVFYFTRKPPTAPFDLRFDPEAPKVALPQGMMAPVNSFNTLFHAQAFWGLMMPVSVSSMAADVIRGYWAQRILWEIGGYVAFYPPTIYRKDHVQAYPFAEEKDLHVNVGRLIKFLNEWRSNKQSLFEKILDLSYAMAEEGFWMEQDVRLTAAWLQDLLAAGYRQPRLMSLEIDRQRATIGEGDMKEFVPKKLPSVHLGVDEIGTVNYEIGNLIKWRKNFGNVVLIMHVSGPVDRVALEWRLLYGRIFKTVIILAEHSNAELAVERCPLSHAYKYLPKVFARYGGADGFLFLQDHMILNYWNLLQADKEKLWITDKIAHSWVTIPLESNKEEWFVKQGAMVKQVVGSSPVHFQSKYKESMGEDKIVFCGSELFYVPRQFVEDFGDLVGLVGNLDLHHKIAVPMFFLAMDSPQNFDSEALAGTVFKTNLAANETFSSIYTAQSPAVFPVKVMNEIDFIKVIRLMSKGDPLLMELV; this is encoded by the exons CTGCCGGAGCACGCCGGGAGCACCAAGTCGCCGAGGTCCCCGCGCGCCGCGCCGGGCTCCGACCGCCGCCACCCGCGGCCCTTCGCCAAGAGCCTCGACTTCAGCAACTGGGCCGCCGACCACTCCTCcaagctgctcctcctcctcttcgccgtcgcctccgtcgccgccgtcttcctcctccgcgGCGCCGGCCCGGACGCCGCGGCCCTCCTCTGCCTCGACCGCTCcgcctcccgctccgccgccggccCCGCCAAGCTCCCCTACCCGGACGTCGCCTGGTCCAAAATCCCGCCGCTCGCCATCGCCTCGGCCGCCCCCTTCGCGTCCTTCCGCGCCGAGAGGTGGAtcgtcgtctccgtctcctccCCGCCCACCGCCGCGCTCGCCGCGCTCACCCGCGTCAAGGGCTGGCAGCTCCTCGCCGTCGGCAACTCGCACACCCCCGCCGGCTGGGACCTCAAGGGCGCCATCTTCCTCTCCCTCGACCTGCAGGCGCAGCTCGGCTACCGCTCGGTCGACTTCCTGCCCTACGCGTCCCACGTCCGCAAGACGGCGGGCTACCTCTTCGCCATCCAGCACGGGGCCAAGCTCATCTTCGACGCCGATGACCGCGCCGAGGTGCCGGGGAATGATCTCGGGAAGCATTTCGATGTTGATCTGGGATCTGGCATCGCCAACCACCCCGTGCTGCTCCAGTACAGCCACGCGGATCCCAACCGCACGGTGGTGAACCCGTATGTGCACTTCGGCCAGCGCTCGGTGTGGCCGCGGGGGCTGCCGCTGGATAAGGTCGGGGAGGTGGCACACGAGGCGTTCTACACCGAGATCTTCAGTGGCCGCCAGTTCATTCAGCAGGGCTTGTCTGACGGTTTGCCGGATGTGGATGCCGTCTTCTACTTCACTAGAAAGCCGCCAACAGCGCCATTCGACCTCAGGTTTGATCCGGAGGCCCCCAAGGTGGCGCTTCCACAGGGCATGATGGCGCCAGTGAACTCCTTCAATACATTGTTCCACGCACAGGCTTTCTGGGGCCTGATGATGCCTGTTTCAGTGAGTTCAATGGCGGCAGATGTCATCCGTGGGTACTGGGCTCAGCGGATCTTGTGGGAGATTGGTGGGTACGTGGCTTTCTACCCACCAACTATTTACCGGAAGGATCATGTGCAGGCCTACCCATTTGCAGAGGAGAAGGATCTGCATGTGAATGTTGGCAGACTGATCAAATTCTTGAATGAGTGGAGGTCAAACAAGCAGAGCCTGTTCGAGAAGATTCTTGATTTAAGCTACGCCATGGCTGAGGAGGGGTTCTGGATGGAGCAGGATGTGAGATTGACAGCTGCTTGGCTGCAGGATCTTCTGGCAGCAGGGTATCGGCAGCCTCGGCTCATGTCATTGGAGATTGACAGGCAACGGGCAACCATTGGGGAGGGTGACATGAAGGAGTTTGTGCCCAAGAAGCTGCCATCCGTGCACCTTGGGGTTGATGAAATTGGCACAGTGAACTATGAGATTGGAAATCTGATTAAGTGGAGAAAGAACTTTGGTAATGTCGTGCTGATCATGCATGTTAGTGGACCTGTAGATCGTGTGGCCTTGGAGTGGAGGCTGCTATATGGACGGATATTCAAGACAGTTATCATTCTTGCCGAGCATAGCAATGCAGAGCTTGCTGTTGAACGCTGCCCTCTGTCACACGCATACAA GTATCTTCCCAAGGTGTTTGCAAGATACGGTGGTGCTGATGGATTTCTCTTCCTCCAAGACCACATGATTCTTAACTACTGGAACCTTCTGCAAGCCGACAAGGAAAAACTCTGGATAACTGATAAG ATTGCACATTCTTGGGTTACTATTCCACTGGAGAGCAATAAAGAGGAATGGTTTGTTAAGCAAGGTGCTATGGTTAAGCAAGTCGTTGGCAGTTCCCCTGTCCATTTCCAGTCGAAGTATAAAGAAAGCATGGGCGAAGATAAGATTGTATTCTGTGGCAGCGAACTGTTCTACGTGCCCCGACAGTTTGTTGAGGACTTTGGTGATCTTGTGGGTCTCGTTGGCAATTTGGATCTGCATCATAAGATTGCGGTCCCCATGTTCTTCTTGGCGATGGACTCGCCTCAAAATTTTGATTCGGAAGCTCTGGCCGGAACAGTTTTCAAGACCAACTTGGCAGCCAATGAGACTTTCTCAAGTATTTATACAGCTCAGTCACCTGCTGTTTTCCCAGTTAAAGTGATGAACGAGATTGATTTCATCAAGGTAATCCGGCTTATGTCCAAGGGAGACCCTCTTCTGATGGAGTTGGTATAA